Proteins from a single region of Gossypium arboreum isolate Shixiya-1 chromosome 1, ASM2569848v2, whole genome shotgun sequence:
- the LOC108482526 gene encoding putative disease resistance protein At1g50180, whose translation MDFSAISSVVQTVGRLLTQEVTSLMGVKDQVEDLQKELEWIQSFLKEADARKVDDEVVRTSINEIRELAYDAEDVIETFALKVAPRRKGGFSNVTKRFACILNEGGLLCQTKCEIQKITARITQLTRRLQTYDVKQPRDGAGSSSSNQRRELRRPYPHIVDDNVVGLHDDIKKLVSILVDEESDCKVVSICGMGGLGKTTLAKKIYRHSHVIGGFNRLVWVYVSQQFQKIRVWKDILSGLQILNYADRERRDEELAEKLHNFLKDNKCLVILDDIWSIEAWDSLKPAFPVAMNTNSKFLLTSRNKEIVSHADRRGYLHELQCLNDNESWKLFQKIAFSQAHPTENIVDPKLEELGKDMVYSCRGLPLAIIVLGGILATKSSIHEWQIVHKNAKSYLKKGKGAQQIEHVLALSYDDLPPYLRPCFLYLSQFPEDYQIPTEKLIQLWVAEGIVSSTEDEGNGEVMEDVAEGFLDELVERCIVQVGERDPTLKVRTCHMHDLMRDICLSIAKQENFLSIINDSSLSPSNTRAVRRIVVHQHIHVQRIKSSIPLRSVLFFWSPFDLGLEPGQRDEEDFCCLVWLVCVMLKWKRSWKYMFGKFKKLRVLSFEGDMKGYSGCKLSSAIGNLIHLRFLNLRGIQFNWPKIPSSLGNLRCLQTLDLRIFGLVVDMYSYVPNIIWKLEQLRHLYLPESMTDETKLKLHTLTNILTLINFNTRNCFVADLSKFTKLRKLGICGPFDFKEELDKNLPIIASDCLRSLSIWNDKGIDPKVLAHLLLSCVNLCKLILQVKIEKLPDFHHFSSSIAYLHLRECELVEDPMSTLEKLPNLRVLELYVYAFIGEEMVCSAPGFPKLESLTLYGLWNLEEWEVEEGAVPALFYLEIKGCKKLKMLPDGLRFITTLQELKIEYMPKDFKDKMVQGREDFYKVQHIPSIIFYDIYNV comes from the exons atggatTTCTCAGCCATTTCATCTGTTGTCCAGACTGTTGGGAGGTTGCTAACTCAGGAAGTCACGTCGTTGATGGGCGTGAAGGACCAAGTTGAGGATTTGCAAAAGGAGCTTGAATGGATACAAAGTTTCCTGAAGGAGGCAGACGCGAGGAAAGTTGATGATGAGGTGGTGCGCACCAGTATTAATGAAATCAGAGAATTGGCGTATGATGCCGAAGATGTGATCGAGACTTTTGCTCTCAAAGTTGCACCTAGAAGGAAAGGAGGTTTCTCTAACGTCACCAAAAGATTTGCTTGCATCCTTAATGAGGGAGGGTTGCTCTGCCAAACCAAGTGCGAGATTCAGAAAATCACAGCCAGAATCACCCAATTGACTCGGCGATTGCAAACCTATGATGTAAAACAGCCAAGGGATGGAGCAGGGTCAAGTTCTTCAAATCAAAGGCGAGAATTGAGGCGGCCTTATCCTCATATTGTCGACGACAACGTTGTTGGGTTGCATGATGATATCAAGAAGTTGGTGTCAATTCTTGTTGACGAGGAAAGTGATTGCAAAGTTGTTTCCATATGCGGAATGGGTGGTCTTGGCAAGACCACTCTTGCCAAGAAAATATACCGTCATAGCCATGTTATTGGTGGTTTCAATCGCTTGGTTTGGGTATATGTTTCTCAACAATTCCAAAAAATAAGAGTTTGGAAAGACATTTTGTCTGgtcttcaaattttaaattatgccGACAGAGAGAGGAGAGATGAAGAATTAGCGGAGAAGTTACATAACTTCTTGAAGGATAACAAATGTTTGGTGATATTAGATGATATTTGGAGCATAGAGGCTTGGGATAGTCTTAAACCTGCTTTTCCAGTTGCAATGAACACTAACAGCAAGTTCTTGCTCACCTCTCGAAACAAAGAGATAGTTTCACATGCAGATAGAAGAGGATACTTACATGAATTGCAGTGTTTAAACGATAATGAAAGTTGGAAATTATTTCAAAAGATAGCATTTTCACAAGCACATCCTACAG AAAACATAGTTGATCCAAAACTCGAAGAGTTAGGGAAAGACATGGTTTATAGCTGTCGAGGGTTGCCATTAGCCATCATTGTATTGGGAGGCATTTTGGCTACAAAGAGTTCAATACATGAATGGCAAATCGTGCATAAAAATGCTAAATCATACTTAAAGAAAGGAAAAGGTGCCCAACAAATTGAGCATGTGTTAGCCTTGAGTTATGATGATTTGCCGCCTTATTTAAGACCATGTTTCCTTTATTTGAGTCAATTTCCAGAAGATTACCAGATACCTACAGAAAAATTGATTCAACTGTGGGTTGCAGAAGGCATTGTGTCATCAACAGAGGATGAAGGAAATGGAGAAGTTATGGAGGATGTTGCAGAAGGCTTCTTAGACGAGCTTGTGGAAAGGTGTATAGTTCAAGTTGGGGAAAGAGACCCAACCTTGAAGGTCAGAACTTGCCACATGCACGATCTAATGAGAGATATTTGCCTGTCAATTGCAAAGCAAGAAAATTTTCTCAGCATCATCAATGATTCCTCATTGTCTCCATCCAATACGAGGGCAGTCCGTAGAATTGTTGTACATCAACACATTCATGTTCAGCGCATTAAAAGTAGTATCCCTCTTAGATCCGTCTTGTTCTTTTGGAGCCCGTTTGATTTGGGTTTGGAACCCGGTCAAAGAGATGAGGAGGATTTTTGCTGTTTGGTCTGGTTGGTTTGTGTGATGCTGAAATGGAAGAGATCTTGGAAGTACATGTTTGGAAAATTTAAGAAGCTTAGAGTTCTAAGCTTTGAAGGAGACATGAAAGGATATTCAGGATGTAAGTTATCTAGTGCTATAGGTAATCTCATCCATCTTAGATTCTTGAATTTACGTGGTATTCAATTCAATTGGCCAAAAATCCCTTCGTCTCTGGGCAACTTAAGGTGTTTGCAAACCTTggatttaagaatttttggtcttGTTGTAGATATGTATAGTTATGTACCTAACATAATATGGAAGTTAGAGCAGTTAAGACATCTCTATCTCCCGGAGAGCATGACAGATGAGACCAAATTGAAGTTGCACACCTTGACAAACATTTTAACACTAATCAACTTCAACACAAGGAACTGCTTCGTTGCAGATCTTTCCAAGTTCACAAAACTTAGAAAGTTGGGAATTTGTGGGCCATTTGATTTTAAGGAGGAGCTGGATAAGAATTTGCCAATTATAGCAAGTGACTGCCTTCGGTCCTTGTCTATTTGGAATGATAAAGGAATAGATCCGAAAGTATTAGCTCACCTCCTTTTGAGTTGTGTTAATTTGTGTAAGTTGATTTTACAAGTGAAGATAGAGAAGTTACCAGATTTTCACCATTTCTCTTCGAGTATCGCTTATTTACACTTGAGAGAGTGCGAGCTTGTGGAAGATCCTATGTCAACACTAGAGAAGCTGCCCAATTTAAGGGTTCTGGAATTATATGTGTATGCTTTCATTGGAGAGGAAATGGTTTGCTCTGCACCCGGTTTTCCTAAACTTGAGTCTCTAACCCTTTACGGGCTGTGGAATTTGGAGGAGTGGGAGGTGGAAGAAGGAGCCGTGCCTGCTCTATTCTATTTGGAGATTAAAGGTTGTAAAAAACTGAAGATGCTTCCAGATGGATTGAGATTTATTACGACCCTCCAAGAATTGAAGATTGAGTATATGCCAAaggattttaaagataaaatggtgCAAGGAAGAGAAGATTTCTACAAAGTCCAACATATTCCTTCCATCATATTTTATGATATCTACAATGTGTGA
- the LOC108481649 gene encoding probable disease resistance protein At1g58602 encodes MDFSAISSVVQTVGRLLTQEVTSLMGVKDQVEDLQKELEWIQNFKEATRGKLMMRSKGGFSNVTKRFACILNEGGLLCQTKCEIQKITARITQLTRRLQTYDVKQPRDGAGSSSSNQRRELRRPYHHIVDNNVVGLHDDIKKLVSILVDEESDCNVVSICGMGGLENIVDSKLEELGKDMVNNCRGLPLAIIVLGGILATKSSIHEWKIVHKNAKSYLKKGKGAQHIEHVLALSYDDLPPYLRSCFLYLSQFPEDYQIPAERLIQLWVAEGIVSSIEEEGNGEIMEDVAEGFLDELVERCMVQVGERDPTLKVKTCHIHDLMRDLCLSIAKQENFFSIINHSSVSPSNTRAVHRIVVHQHIHVQRIKSSIPLRSILFFWHPFDLDLELCLSVEDDFWWFVWFVCLILKWQRSWNYMFGNFKKLRVLSFEGGVKGYSGFKLSSAIGNLIHLRCLNLCGIVFYCPNIATSLGNLRCLQTLDLRIFRHADYGAMNVPNIIWKLEQLRHLYLPLTMTYKTKLKLHTLTNMLTLINFNTRNCLVADLSKFTKLRKLGILGPFHIDDFKEKMDKNLPIIANGEVARFSPFLFEYRIVEDPMPTLEKLPNLRVLELYVYAFIGKEIVCSALHFPKLESLTFSELWNLEEWKVEEGAVPALRYLKISGCKKLKMLSVGLRFITTLQELKIEYIPKAFKGKMEKLLSRVVSCSIRCINKVKGGTAIGLC; translated from the exons atgGATTTCTCAGCCATTTCATCTGTTGTCCAGACTGTTGGGAGGTTGCTAACTCAGGAAGTCACATCGTTGATGGGCGTGAAGGACCAAGTTGAGGATTTGCAAAAGGAGCTTGAATGGATTCAAAATTTCAAGGAGGCGACGCGAGGAAAGTTGATGATGAG AAGTAAAGGAGGTTTTTCTAATGTCACCAAAAGATTTGCTTGCATCCTTAATGAGGGAGGGTTGCTCTGCCAAACCAAGTGCGAGATTCAGAAAATCACAGCTAGAATCACCCAATTGACTCGGCGATTGCAAACCTATGATGTAAAACAGCCAAGGGATGGAGCAGGGTCAAGTTCTTCAAATCAAAGGAGAGAATTGAGGCGGCCTTATCATCATATTGTCGACAACAACGTTGTTGGGTTGCATGATGATATCAAGAAGTTGGTGTCAATTCTTGTTGACGAGGAAAGTGATTGCAATGTTGTTTCCATATGCGGAATGGGTGGTCTTG AAAACATAGTTGATTCAAAACTGGAAGAGTTGGGGAAAGACATGGTTAATAACTGTCGAGGGTTGCCATTAGCCATCATTGTATTGGGAGGAATTTTGGCTACAAAGAGTTCAATACATGAATGGAAAATTGTGCATAAAAATGCTAAATCATACTTGAAGAAAGGCAAAGGTGCCCAACATATTGAGCATGTGTTAGCCTTGAGTTATGATGATTTGCCACCTTATTTAAGATCATGTTTTCTTTATTTGAGCCAATTTCCAGAAGATTACCAGATACCTGCAGAAAGATTGATTCAACTATGGGTTGCAGAAGGCATTGTGTCATCAATAGAGGAGGAAGGAAATGGAGAAATTATGGAGGATGTTGCAGAAGGCTTCTTAGATGAGCTTGTGGAAAGGTGTATGGTTCAAGTTGGGGAAAGAGACCCAACCTTGAAGGTCAAAACTTGCCACATACACGATCTAATGAGAGATCTTTGCCTGTCAATAGCAAAGCAAGAAAATTTTTTCAGCATAATCAATCATTCCTCAGTGTCTCCATCTAATACGAGGGCAGTCCATAGAATTGTTGTACATCAACACATTCATGTTCAGCGCATTAAAAGTAGTATCCCTCTTAGATCCATCTTGTTCTTTTGGCACCCGTTTGATTTGGATTTGGAACTCTGTCTAAGTGTTGAGGATGATTTTTGGTGGTTTGTCTGGTTTGTTTGTTTAATTTTGAAATGGCAGAGATCTTGGAACTACATGTTCGGAAATTTTAAGAAGCTTAGAGTTCTAAGCTTTGAAGGAGGAGTGAAAGGATATTCGGGATTTAAGTTATCTAGTGCTATAGGTAATCTCATCCATCTTAGATGCTTGAATTTATGTGGTATTGTATTCTATTGCCCAAATATCGCTACGTCTCTGGGCAACTTAAGGTGTTTGCAAACCTTGGATTTAAGAATTTTTCGTCATGCTGATTATGGTGCTATGAATGTACCTAACATAATATGGAAGTTAGAACAGTTAAGACATCTCTATCTCCCCCTGACGATGACTTATAAGACCAAATTGAAGTTGCACACGTTGACAAACATGTTAACACTAATCAACTTCAACACAAGGAACTGCTTGGTCGCAGATCTTTCCAAGTTCACAAAACTTAGAAAGTTGGGGATTCTTGGACCATtccatattgatgattttaaggAAAAGATGGATAAGAATCTGCCAATTATAGCAA ATGGAGAAGTTGCCAGATTTTCACCATTTCTCTTCGAGTATCGCATTGTGGAAGATCCTATGCCAACACTAGAGAAGCTGCCCAATTTAAGGGTTCTGGAATTATATGTGTATGCTTTCATTGGAAAGGAAATTGTTTGCTCTGCACTCCATTTTCCTAAACTTGAGTCTCTAACCTTTAGTGAGCTTTGGAACTTGGAGGAGTGGAAGGTAGAAGAAGGAGCCGTGCCTGCTCTACGCTATTTGAAGATTAGTGGTTGTAAAAAATTGAAGATGCTTTCAGTTGGATTGAGATTCATTACAACCCTCCAAGAATTGAAGATTGAGTATATACCAAAGGCTTTTAAAGGTAAAATG GAGAAACTATTGTCAAGGGTGGTGTCGTGCTCAATTCGATGTATCAATAAG GTAAAAGGAGGGACTGCCATTGGTTTATGTTGA